A genomic segment from Pseudomonas mendocina encodes:
- a CDS encoding DUF1289 domain-containing protein, with the protein MSKSPCIKVCEFEKDICLGCGRSREEIKGWKRLDKGERLALLAEADMRLLALEATGRRKW; encoded by the coding sequence ATGAGCAAGAGCCCGTGTATCAAGGTGTGTGAATTCGAAAAAGACATCTGCCTCGGCTGTGGTCGTAGCCGTGAGGAGATCAAAGGCTGGAAGCGCCTGGACAAAGGCGAACGCCTGGCCCTGCTGGCCGAGGCCGATATGCGCCTGCTGGCGCTGGAAGCGACTGGGCGGCGCAAGTGGTAG